A part of Candidatus Cloacimonadota bacterium genomic DNA contains:
- a CDS encoding right-handed parallel beta-helix repeat-containing protein: MKKNLSILFILFIINLSATIINIPADQPTIQAGIDAAVDADTVLVQPGTYIENINYNGKNITVGSLFITTQNSSYIDQTIIDGSQNNSVVIFQNDEDSTAVLCGFTITNGNANEGGGGILCFTASPTINNLIIVGNSAFDDGGGIHFYHSDAVISDVIIDSNDAIQGGGIHFWNSSSTVNNLQVMNNDASGQGGGIFISHNSNLEFINVTINSNESSDEGGGFFCDESCILNINNTLIENNESAWSSGGGIYCQDSYLNISNSNIINNHSELSGGGISLIFTNAILLNLVIENNYSLDENGGGISCDEVSNMVLQNSIVKNNEAIFGGGLSLSTPEVLLYNVLISENQALEKGGAIYCWSFNPIFRNVTISNNTANGNAGGIFCHHSNPILTDCILWNNSPQEVYYYMYNSPSSITVSYSNIQGGETGIVTNNNGTVNWLDGNIDQDPAFDSASELPYSLTLYSPCINAGIPDTTGLNLPDLDLAGNPRIFDDRIDMGAYEFQSEAFDAEFEADITQGTAPLEVCFTDLSNGDPIYWGWDFDNDGILDSDLENPSFNYEVPGTYSVSLSVSNGTYSDTEVKVDYITVSETGVNEMISSDYALSNYPNPFNPSTTISFSVSQSPSIVEIAIFNLKGQKIRTFVPSSCHPESVEGRGTPNNYSVVWNGNDESGNSVGSGIYYYKLFVNGKTEAVRKCMLLK, translated from the coding sequence ATGAAAAAAAATTTATCTATATTATTTATTCTATTTATTATTAATTTATCCGCAACAATTATCAACATCCCTGCAGATCAACCGACGATACAAGCTGGGATCGATGCAGCTGTAGATGCCGATACAGTATTGGTTCAACCTGGAACGTATATCGAAAATATTAATTACAATGGGAAGAATATTACTGTTGGATCACTTTTTATTACAACTCAGAATTCCAGTTATATCGATCAAACTATTATTGATGGAAGTCAGAACAATAGCGTTGTTATCTTTCAAAACGATGAAGATTCGACAGCTGTTTTGTGCGGATTTACGATTACTAATGGAAACGCGAACGAAGGTGGTGGGGGAATTCTATGTTTTACAGCTAGCCCGACAATAAATAATCTAATAATAGTCGGCAATTCAGCTTTTGATGATGGAGGTGGTATCCATTTTTATCATTCAGATGCTGTAATATCTGATGTAATTATCGATAGTAATGATGCTATTCAAGGAGGAGGAATTCACTTTTGGAATTCGAGTTCAACAGTTAATAATTTACAAGTCATGAATAATGATGCTTCAGGACAAGGTGGAGGAATTTTTATATCGCATAATTCAAATTTAGAGTTTATTAATGTAACGATAAATTCCAATGAGTCCTCAGATGAGGGTGGCGGTTTTTTTTGTGATGAATCTTGCATCTTAAATATCAATAACACTTTAATAGAAAATAATGAATCTGCTTGGAGCTCTGGTGGTGGAATATATTGCCAAGATAGTTATTTAAATATCTCTAATTCAAATATTATTAATAATCATTCAGAATTATCTGGTGGCGGTATATCATTAATCTTTACGAATGCTATTTTATTGAATTTGGTGATAGAAAACAACTATTCCTTGGATGAAAATGGTGGTGGGATAAGTTGCGATGAAGTATCAAATATGGTGTTGCAGAACTCCATTGTTAAAAATAATGAAGCTATATTTGGTGGGGGTTTAAGTTTATCAACTCCTGAGGTTTTGCTATATAATGTACTAATAAGTGAAAATCAGGCTTTAGAAAAAGGTGGTGCCATATATTGTTGGAGTTTTAATCCGATATTTAGAAATGTCACAATTAGTAATAATACGGCAAATGGAAATGCTGGTGGAATATTTTGTCATCATTCTAACCCTATATTAACTGATTGTATTTTATGGAATAACTCTCCTCAAGAGGTATATTATTATATGTATAATTCTCCATCTTCCATCACAGTTTCTTACTCAAATATACAAGGTGGAGAAACTGGAATAGTAACAAATAATAACGGAACTGTAAACTGGTTAGATGGCAATATCGATCAAGATCCAGCGTTTGATAGTGCATCAGAATTGCCTTATTCGTTAACCTTGTATTCACCATGCATTAATGCTGGAATTCCAGATACAACAGGTTTGAATTTACCAGATTTGGACTTAGCTGGAAATCCCAGAATTTTTGATGATCGGATAGATATGGGAGCATACGAATTTCAATCTGAAGCATTCGATGCAGAATTTGAAGCAGATATAACTCAAGGTACAGCACCATTGGAGGTATGCTTCACTGATCTTTCGAACGGTGATCCAATTTACTGGGGATGGGATTTTGATAATGATGGAATTCTGGATTCCGATTTAGAGAATCCCTCCTTTAACTATGAAGTTCCAGGTACCTATTCTGTTTCTTTATCTGTGAGTAACGGAACATATTCTGATACAGAAGTGAAGGTAGATTACATTACAGTTTCCGAAACTGGTGTGAACGAAATGATTTCTTCAGATTACGCGCTTTCCAACTATCCAAATCCTTTCAATCCATCAACTACAATTAGCTTTTCTGTATCACAATCGCCCTCGATTGTTGAAATAGCAATCTTTAACTTAAAAGGACAGAAAATTAGAACTTTCGTTCCGAGCTCGTGTCATCCTGAGTCTGTCGAAGGACGAGGAACACCAAATAATTATTCAGTCGTTTGGAACGGTAATGATGAGTCTGGAAATTCAGTCGGTTCAGGAATCTATTATTACAAATTGTTCGTGAATGGAAAAACTGAAGCTGTGAGGAAGTGCATGCTTCTCAAATAG
- a CDS encoding STAS domain-containing protein, whose amino-acid sequence MEIKQEKRDDALVMSVIGRLDATTATELEGELIPVIQKDRTKIILDFTGLEYISSAGLRVLLLAMKTTKKVAGELIICNMEDHIKEIFDIAGFLPIFKITGTVEEALA is encoded by the coding sequence ATGGAGATCAAACAAGAAAAAAGAGATGATGCTCTGGTAATGAGTGTAATTGGCAGATTGGATGCTACAACGGCTACCGAACTGGAAGGTGAATTAATTCCGGTTATTCAGAAAGACAGAACCAAAATTATTTTAGATTTTACCGGTCTGGAATATATCAGCAGTGCAGGATTGCGGGTGCTTTTGCTGGCAATGAAAACTACAAAGAAAGTAGCTGGTGAACTGATCATCTGCAATATGGAAGATCATATTAAGGAAATTTTTGATATTGCCGGTTTCCTGCCAATTTTCAAGATCACAGGAACAGTGGAAGAAGCATTAGCGTAA
- a CDS encoding ATP-binding protein: MEKRKEILKNEKSEITRMSQVMENYCEKNDVPMKPMFEINLVLEEILMNIISYGFEDDKEHEIEIDWWIDDNFLNLIITDDGKKFDPLILPEPDLDKSVDERKIGGLGIHLVKKMMCEINYRRENGKNILKMKKKVK; encoded by the coding sequence ATGGAAAAAAGAAAAGAAATCCTGAAAAATGAAAAGTCGGAAATTACCCGTATGAGCCAGGTGATGGAAAACTACTGTGAAAAAAATGACGTTCCCATGAAACCGATGTTCGAGATAAATCTGGTATTGGAAGAGATTCTGATGAACATAATTTCCTATGGCTTCGAAGATGATAAAGAACATGAAATAGAAATTGATTGGTGGATCGATGATAACTTTCTGAACTTGATCATTACAGATGACGGTAAGAAATTTGATCCGCTCATTTTGCCGGAACCTGATCTGGATAAATCGGTGGACGAAAGAAAAATAGGTGGACTTGGAATACATCTGGTAAAAAAAATGATGTGTGAGATAAATTATAGAAGAGAAAACGGAAAAAATATTTTAAAGATGAAGAAAAAAGTAAAATGA
- a CDS encoding SpoIIE family protein phosphatase produces the protein MKKYKIKRPIIWKLILSIGIPLLIVYGVILYFNYHWSKEEALQQTKSYMQELTGHYAAKLNTDFTQIAQAPTILAKFCETMEKPSQTDIEKLLKKLIEDNPYVYGLTLAFEPYAFKQDRKLVAPYVFKGKDGIVIQDMSEFSDYTYADWYTIPKLLGKPFWTEPYYQKSNGHVLMCSYSVPVFTNGKLAAIASVNISLEDIRRRMKNIDIMEGYTFLISQYGTYVYHPNDKDVMKETIFSKAEKFNLPEMREFGREMLKGISNVSSFPDPIKGYRQWMVYSPVESTGWTLSAVIPEVDILAAVNAIVIKHLGLMIIGFFVIILIIIWAAFNITHPIRKLVGMAEELATGNLEVQMEEITGKDEIHELAMVFNKMVIDLKHYINDLTAATKEKESVESELRIARNIQESLIPRIFPPFPDRTEFALFARNIPAKEVAGDFYDFFFLDEDNLVTIIADVSGKGVSASLFMAVTKTLIKAKASEVHLPHQIMKEVNQDLCIDNDSAMFCTTFIAIFNVKTGEFNYCNAGHNPPYLIKPGGKISQLENTEGMALGVWEDCDYTCKKIKLEKEDIIYLYTDGVNEAMDINDNEFSYERMEDFLKKATDETPRQLTEKTLKTVKEFTGDAEQSDDITLMVIKYLI, from the coding sequence ATGAAAAAATACAAGATCAAACGTCCCATTATCTGGAAACTAATTCTCTCAATTGGAATTCCACTTCTAATAGTTTATGGAGTAATTTTATATTTCAATTATCATTGGAGCAAAGAAGAGGCTCTTCAGCAAACCAAAAGTTATATGCAGGAACTAACCGGACATTATGCGGCAAAATTGAATACGGATTTTACCCAAATTGCTCAGGCTCCCACCATTTTGGCGAAATTTTGTGAAACAATGGAAAAACCTTCACAAACAGATATTGAAAAACTTTTAAAAAAACTGATCGAGGATAATCCATATGTTTATGGTCTTACTCTGGCTTTTGAACCTTACGCATTCAAGCAGGATCGAAAGCTCGTGGCTCCTTATGTTTTCAAAGGAAAGGACGGAATTGTAATTCAGGATATGTCGGAATTTTCTGATTATACTTATGCCGATTGGTACACAATTCCAAAACTATTGGGAAAACCTTTTTGGACAGAACCGTATTATCAAAAATCAAACGGACATGTGCTAATGTGTTCTTATTCCGTTCCTGTGTTTACTAATGGAAAACTGGCAGCCATAGCTTCAGTGAATATTTCTCTGGAAGATATCAGACGTCGTATGAAAAACATCGATATTATGGAGGGCTACACTTTCCTGATAAGTCAATATGGAACGTATGTTTACCATCCAAATGATAAAGACGTGATGAAAGAAACGATTTTCAGTAAAGCTGAAAAATTCAACCTGCCTGAAATGAGAGAATTCGGCAGAGAAATGCTGAAAGGAATCAGCAATGTAAGTTCTTTTCCCGATCCCATCAAGGGTTATCGTCAATGGATGGTTTACAGTCCTGTAGAATCCACCGGTTGGACTCTTTCAGCAGTGATTCCTGAGGTTGATATTTTGGCGGCAGTAAATGCAATTGTGATCAAACATCTTGGTCTCATGATCATCGGCTTTTTTGTAATTATTCTGATCATAATCTGGGCTGCTTTCAATATTACACATCCTATCAGAAAGCTGGTGGGAATGGCGGAAGAACTGGCTACCGGAAATCTGGAAGTTCAAATGGAAGAAATCACAGGAAAAGACGAAATCCATGAACTGGCAATGGTTTTCAATAAAATGGTGATCGATCTGAAGCATTATATCAATGACCTGACTGCTGCCACCAAAGAAAAAGAATCGGTAGAAAGTGAATTGCGAATTGCCCGAAATATTCAGGAATCTCTGATTCCTCGAATTTTCCCACCCTTTCCAGATAGAACCGAGTTTGCCCTGTTTGCACGTAATATTCCTGCCAAAGAAGTTGCCGGAGACTTTTATGATTTTTTCTTTCTGGATGAAGATAATCTGGTTACAATAATTGCTGATGTTTCCGGAAAAGGTGTTTCTGCATCACTGTTTATGGCTGTAACGAAAACGCTTATAAAAGCTAAAGCTAGCGAAGTACATCTTCCACACCAGATTATGAAGGAAGTTAACCAGGATCTTTGCATTGATAACGATTCAGCGATGTTCTGTACAACTTTTATAGCCATTTTCAATGTTAAAACAGGAGAATTCAATTATTGCAATGCCGGTCACAATCCACCTTATCTTATAAAACCCGGTGGAAAGATCTCACAATTGGAAAATACTGAAGGAATGGCTTTGGGAGTTTGGGAAGATTGTGATTATACCTGCAAAAAAATAAAACTGGAAAAGGAAGATATTATTTATCTCTACACCGATGGAGTAAATGAAGCTATGGATATAAATGATAATGAATTTTCCTACGAAAGAATGGAAGATTTCCTGAAAAAAGCAACGGATGAAACTCCACGGCAACTGACCGAAAAAACGCTGAAAACCGTTAAAGAATTTACCGGTGACGCTGAACAATCGGATGATATTACCTTGATGGTAATAAAATATTTAATTTGA
- a CDS encoding ABC transporter substrate-binding protein, whose protein sequence is MKKKFIVILLACFVVALFAESVPIKMELHWFPQAQFAGFIMAYEQGMYEDAGIDMQLSFSDGVGSPLTKMLDGEIDFCTAWLSQTIALKSEGADILNFCQVLQKSSLMLVSKKESGIEKPEDMKGKKISLWSGDFTIQPKAFFNKFQIDYIPIKQSYNIYGFLAEAWDVASAMYYNEYYKMILSGANEDELNKFFFSDYDLNFPEDGIYTTNKTYTKNPELTHKICEISLKGWEFAFQNEEETLITILKYCDEYKMQTNYAAQKWMLNVIEESIKYQTGEKRTSWGNLKEDDYYKVAEILKQQGIIKKIPTYSDFYRSGE, encoded by the coding sequence ATGAAAAAAAAGTTTATTGTGATTTTATTAGCATGTTTTGTTGTAGCTCTTTTTGCGGAATCTGTACCGATAAAAATGGAACTTCACTGGTTTCCGCAGGCACAATTTGCCGGTTTTATAATGGCCTACGAACAAGGAATGTATGAAGATGCAGGAATTGATATGCAGCTTTCGTTTTCCGATGGAGTCGGCAGTCCGTTAACTAAAATGCTGGATGGAGAAATCGATTTTTGCACTGCCTGGCTCAGCCAGACTATTGCCCTCAAATCGGAAGGAGCGGATATCCTGAATTTTTGTCAGGTCCTGCAGAAATCATCTTTGATGCTGGTAAGCAAAAAAGAAAGCGGCATCGAAAAACCGGAAGATATGAAGGGCAAAAAGATAAGTTTGTGGAGTGGCGATTTCACAATTCAGCCCAAAGCTTTCTTCAATAAATTTCAGATCGATTATATTCCGATAAAGCAATCCTATAATATTTACGGATTTCTGGCGGAAGCCTGGGATGTAGCTTCTGCCATGTATTACAACGAATATTACAAGATGATTCTTTCCGGTGCAAATGAAGATGAATTGAATAAATTCTTCTTCAGCGATTATGATCTGAACTTTCCAGAAGATGGAATTTATACCACCAATAAAACTTACACCAAAAATCCTGAATTGACACATAAGATTTGTGAGATCAGCCTGAAAGGTTGGGAATTTGCCTTCCAAAACGAAGAAGAAACACTGATAACTATTTTGAAATACTGTGATGAATACAAAATGCAAACGAATTATGCAGCTCAGAAATGGATGCTGAATGTTATCGAAGAATCGATAAAATACCAAACAGGGGAGAAGCGAACTTCCTGGGGAAATCTTAAGGAAGATGATTATTACAAAGTTGCAGAAATTCTAAAGCAGCAGGGCATCATAAAAAAGATTCCGACTTATAGCGATTTCTATAGGAGTGGAGAATAA